One stretch of Deinococcus taeanensis DNA includes these proteins:
- a CDS encoding glycoside hydrolase family 2 protein translates to MTDPHPVHPRPQLARDAWTDLSGVWAFAFDDGDVGLGERWFARADVYDRTITVPFPPESRASGVHDTGYHPVVWYQRPFDVPEREPGGEVLLQFGAVDYRAQVWVNGQLVAEHEGGHTPFTAVVTQALTGSGPQLLTVRAEDEPRDLAQPRGKQDWQREPHAIWYHRTSGIWQPVWLECVPRVHVQDLRWTSDIHRLELRLDARLGHRPLPDTRLKVRLTLRGQLLSEQVVAVPDRHVSITLNLYYVSTNPERDDILWSPRRPNLIQAELTLLVGETAVDEVRSYAGLRSAGTRGGRFLLNGLSYYLRLVLAQNYWPASHLAAPSADALRREVQHVKDLGFNGVRIHQKIEDPRFLYWCDHLGLLVWEELPSAYAFTPEACERLTREWLEVLRRDYSHPCIVTWVPLNESWGVPNLEGDPAQRAFARGLYQLTRALDPTRPVIANDGWQFVAGDLIGVHDYAPQGETLRERYGTPEALERTLRSVQPYFRNILTDATRGEEAVVLSEFGGLSLAPDTGERWFGYGTVTSPEDLLSRYEDLVQAVLRAETLVGFCYTQLTDTEQETNGLLTADRVPKLDPARVRAINTRASRAMPGDILAEIHHVAQDQHAAGHE, encoded by the coding sequence ATGACTGATCCTCACCCCGTTCACCCTCGTCCTCAACTGGCCCGTGACGCGTGGACCGACCTGTCCGGCGTCTGGGCCTTCGCCTTTGATGACGGCGACGTCGGTCTGGGCGAGCGCTGGTTTGCCCGCGCCGACGTGTATGACCGCACCATTACCGTGCCGTTCCCGCCCGAGTCCCGCGCGAGCGGCGTGCACGACACCGGCTACCACCCGGTCGTGTGGTACCAGCGGCCGTTTGACGTGCCTGAACGCGAACCGGGCGGCGAGGTCCTGCTGCAGTTCGGCGCGGTGGACTACCGGGCGCAGGTGTGGGTGAACGGCCAGCTGGTCGCCGAGCATGAGGGCGGCCACACGCCCTTTACCGCCGTGGTCACGCAGGCCCTGACGGGCAGCGGACCGCAGCTGCTCACGGTGCGCGCCGAGGATGAACCGCGCGACCTGGCCCAGCCGCGCGGCAAGCAGGACTGGCAGCGGGAACCGCACGCCATCTGGTATCACCGCACCAGCGGCATCTGGCAGCCTGTCTGGCTGGAGTGCGTGCCGCGCGTGCACGTGCAGGACCTGCGCTGGACCTCCGACATTCACCGGCTGGAACTGCGCCTCGACGCCCGGCTGGGTCACCGGCCGCTTCCGGACACCCGCCTGAAGGTGCGGCTCACCCTGCGCGGGCAGCTGCTCAGCGAGCAGGTGGTCGCCGTGCCGGACCGGCACGTGAGCATCACCCTGAACCTGTATTACGTGTCCACCAACCCCGAGCGGGACGACATTCTCTGGTCCCCGCGCCGCCCGAACCTGATTCAGGCGGAGCTCACGCTGCTGGTCGGCGAAACGGCCGTGGACGAGGTCCGCTCCTACGCGGGCCTGCGCAGCGCCGGCACCCGCGGCGGCCGGTTCCTGCTCAACGGCCTGTCGTACTACCTGCGGCTGGTGCTGGCCCAGAACTACTGGCCGGCCTCGCATCTCGCGGCGCCCAGCGCCGACGCTCTGCGCCGGGAGGTGCAGCACGTCAAGGACCTGGGGTTCAACGGCGTGCGGATTCACCAGAAGATCGAAGATCCGCGTTTCCTGTACTGGTGTGATCACCTCGGGCTGCTCGTCTGGGAGGAACTGCCGAGTGCGTACGCGTTCACGCCTGAAGCCTGCGAACGCCTCACGCGCGAGTGGCTGGAGGTGCTGCGCCGGGATTACAGCCACCCGTGCATCGTCACCTGGGTGCCACTCAATGAATCATGGGGCGTGCCGAACCTTGAAGGTGATCCGGCCCAGCGGGCGTTCGCGCGGGGACTGTACCAGCTGACCCGGGCGCTGGACCCCACCCGCCCCGTGATTGCCAACGACGGCTGGCAGTTCGTGGCCGGCGACCTGATCGGCGTGCACGATTACGCTCCGCAGGGCGAGACCCTCCGGGAACGCTACGGCACGCCTGAAGCGCTGGAGCGCACCCTGCGCTCGGTGCAGCCGTACTTCCGCAACATCCTCACCGACGCCACCCGCGGCGAGGAAGCGGTGGTGCTCAGCGAGTTCGGCGGCCTGAGCCTCGCTCCGGACACCGGCGAACGCTGGTTCGGGTACGGCACCGTCACGTCACCGGAGGACCTGCTCAGCCGCTACGAGGATCTCGTGCAGGCCGTGCTGCGCGCCGAAACGCTGGTGGGCTTCTGCTACACGCAGCTCACCGACACCGAGCAGGAAACCAATGGCCTGCTGACCGCGGACCGGGTGCCCAAACTGGACCCCGCTCGCGTCCGGGCCATCAACACCCGCGCGTCCCGCGCCATGCCGGGCGACATCCTGGCCGAGATTCACCACGTGGCGCAGGACCAGCACGCCGCGGGGCACGAGTAG
- a CDS encoding PhzF family phenazine biosynthesis protein has translation MRSFSFVTVDVFTDRQFGGNQLAVFPDARGLSDAEMQALAAELNLSETTFVLPPEDPGNTARVRIFSRTAEMPFAGHPNVGTGFVLADRARGGLLRFEEIAGLVEVQLDRDACGGISGATIAAPQPLTIGVTLPRDLAAACAGIAPDGVVLASHPPTVATDGGAPRLLVEVTAAAMTTATPDLTAFRRAVAATPSLGGKLSLYLYRRDGSGLRARMFSPLTGTWEDAATGSAATPLAGFLLHLSGAVSGSWDIVQGVEMGRPSLLRTSASRTPRGIHARVGGGCVPVFRGEVRLPGGMET, from the coding sequence ATGCGCAGTTTCTCCTTCGTCACGGTGGACGTCTTCACTGACCGGCAGTTCGGCGGGAACCAGCTCGCGGTCTTCCCGGACGCGAGGGGGCTTTCAGACGCAGAGATGCAGGCCCTGGCGGCCGAGCTGAACCTGTCCGAGACCACCTTCGTCCTGCCGCCCGAAGACCCCGGGAATACCGCTCGCGTGCGCATTTTTAGCCGCACCGCCGAGATGCCCTTCGCCGGCCATCCCAATGTCGGGACTGGCTTCGTCCTGGCTGACCGGGCGCGCGGCGGCCTGCTGCGCTTCGAGGAGATCGCCGGGCTGGTCGAGGTCCAGCTCGACCGCGACGCTTGCGGTGGCATCAGCGGCGCCACCATTGCTGCGCCGCAACCGCTGACCATCGGCGTCACGCTGCCGCGCGACCTCGCCGCCGCCTGCGCCGGAATCGCGCCGGACGGGGTCGTCCTGGCCAGTCACCCGCCGACCGTCGCCACGGATGGCGGCGCCCCCCGCCTGCTGGTGGAAGTGACCGCGGCGGCAATGACCACCGCCACGCCCGATCTGACCGCCTTCCGGCGGGCAGTGGCGGCGACGCCTTCGCTCGGCGGCAAGCTCTCGCTCTACCTCTACCGCCGTGACGGGTCCGGGCTGCGTGCCAGGATGTTCTCGCCCCTGACCGGCACATGGGAGGATGCGGCGACAGGCAGCGCGGCCACGCCGCTGGCCGGCTTTCTGCTGCATCTATCGGGGGCCGTGAGCGGGAGCTGGGACATCGTTCAGGGGGTCGAGATGGGTCGGCCCAGCCTGTTGCGGACCAGCGCCTCCCGAACCCCACGCGGCATTCACGCCCGCGTTGGGGGCGGGTGCGTGCCGGTGTTCCGGGGAGAAGTGAGGCTGCCCGGCGGAATGGAAACGTAA